In Anoplopoma fimbria isolate UVic2021 breed Golden Eagle Sablefish chromosome 22, Afim_UVic_2022, whole genome shotgun sequence, a genomic segment contains:
- the LOC129111613 gene encoding ras-related protein Rap-2a-like isoform X4, which yields MREYKVVVLGSGGVGKSALTQFASMRDLYIRNGQGFILVYSLVNQQSFQDIKPMRDQIIRVKRYQQVPVVLVGNKVDLEEEREVSPSEGQALAEDWGCPFMETSAKSKTMVDELFAEIVRQMDFCPLPDRREACCPACSVQ from the exons ATGCGGGAGTATAAGGTGGTGGTGCTCGGCAGCGGAGGGGTGGGGAAGTCCGCCCTGACT CAGTTCGCCTCCATGAGGGATCTCTACATCAGGAACGGCCAGGGCTTCATCCTGGTCTACAGTCTGGTCAACCAGCAAAGTTTTCAGGACATCAAGCCCATGAGAGACCAGATCATCAGGGTGAAAAG GTATCAGCAGGTGCCGGTGGTGCTGGTGGGTAATAAGGtggacctggaggaggagagggaagtgTCCCCCAGCGAGGGCCAGGCGCTGGCCGAGGACTGGGGCTGCCCCTTCATGGAGACGTCGGCCAAGAGCAAGACCATGGTGGACGAGCTTTTCGCCGAGATCGTGAGGCAGATGGACTTCTGCCCTCTGCCGGACCGGAGGGAGGCCTGCTGCCCCGCCTGCAGCGTGCAGTAG
- the LOC129111613 gene encoding ras-related protein Rap-2a-like isoform X3, with product MREYKVVVLGSGGVGKSALTVQFVTGTFIEKYDPTIEDFYRKEIEQFASMRDLYIRNGQGFILVYSLVNQQSFQDIKPMRDQIIRVKRYQQVPVVLVGNKVDLEEEREVSPSEGQALAEDWGCPFMETSAKSKTMVDELFAEIVRQMDFCPLPDRREACCPACSVQ from the exons ATGCGGGAGTATAAGGTGGTGGTGCTCGGCAGCGGAGGGGTGGGGAAGTCCGCCCTGACTGTCCAGTTCGTCACCGGGACGTTTATTGAGAAGTACGACCCGACCATCGAGGACTTCTACCGCAAGGAGATCGAG CAGTTCGCCTCCATGAGGGATCTCTACATCAGGAACGGCCAGGGCTTCATCCTGGTCTACAGTCTGGTCAACCAGCAAAGTTTTCAGGACATCAAGCCCATGAGAGACCAGATCATCAGGGTGAAAAG GTATCAGCAGGTGCCGGTGGTGCTGGTGGGTAATAAGGtggacctggaggaggagagggaagtgTCCCCCAGCGAGGGCCAGGCGCTGGCCGAGGACTGGGGCTGCCCCTTCATGGAGACGTCGGCCAAGAGCAAGACCATGGTGGACGAGCTTTTCGCCGAGATCGTGAGGCAGATGGACTTCTGCCCTCTGCCGGACCGGAGGGAGGCCTGCTGCCCCGCCTGCAGCGTGCAGTAG
- the LOC129111613 gene encoding ras-related protein Rap-2a-like isoform X2, protein MREYKVVVLGSGGVGKSALTVQFVTGTFIEKYDPTIEDFYRKEIEVDSSPSVLEILDTAGTEQFASMRDLYIRNGQGFILVYSLVNQQSFQDIKPMRDQIIRVKRYQQVPVVLVGNKVDLEEEREVSPSEGQALAEDWGCPFMETSAKSKTMVDELFAEIVRQMDFCPLPDRREACCPACSVQ, encoded by the exons ATGCGGGAGTATAAGGTGGTGGTGCTCGGCAGCGGAGGGGTGGGGAAGTCCGCCCTGACTGTCCAGTTCGTCACCGGGACGTTTATTGAGAAGTACGACCCGACCATCGAGGACTTCTACCGCAAGGAGATCGAGGTGGACTCCTCTCCGTCGGTGCTGGAGATCCTGGACACGGCCGGGACCGAGCAGTTCGCCTCCATGAGGGATCTCTACATCAGGAACGGCCAGGGCTTCATCCTGGTCTACAGTCTGGTCAACCAGCAAAGTTTTCAGGACATCAAGCCCATGAGAGACCAGATCATCAGGGTGAAAAG GTATCAGCAGGTGCCGGTGGTGCTGGTGGGTAATAAGGtggacctggaggaggagagggaagtgTCCCCCAGCGAGGGCCAGGCGCTGGCCGAGGACTGGGGCTGCCCCTTCATGGAGACGTCGGCCAAGAGCAAGACCATGGTGGACGAGCTTTTCGCCGAGATCGTGAGGCAGATGGACTTCTGCCCTCTGCCGGACCGGAGGGAGGCCTGCTGCCCCGCCTGCAGCGTGCAGTAG
- the LOC129111613 gene encoding ras-related protein Rap-2a-like isoform X1, giving the protein MVSLQDSVGISREYKVVVLGSGGVGKSALTVQFVTGTFIEKYDPTIEDFYRKEIEVDSSPSVLEILDTAGTEQFASMRDLYIRNGQGFILVYSLVNQQSFQDIKPMRDQIIRVKRYQQVPVVLVGNKVDLEEEREVSPSEGQALAEDWGCPFMETSAKSKTMVDELFAEIVRQMDFCPLPDRREACCPACSVQ; this is encoded by the exons ATGGTGTCCCTGCAAGATAGCGTGGGAATATC GCGGGAGTATAAGGTGGTGGTGCTCGGCAGCGGAGGGGTGGGGAAGTCCGCCCTGACTGTCCAGTTCGTCACCGGGACGTTTATTGAGAAGTACGACCCGACCATCGAGGACTTCTACCGCAAGGAGATCGAGGTGGACTCCTCTCCGTCGGTGCTGGAGATCCTGGACACGGCCGGGACCGAGCAGTTCGCCTCCATGAGGGATCTCTACATCAGGAACGGCCAGGGCTTCATCCTGGTCTACAGTCTGGTCAACCAGCAAAGTTTTCAGGACATCAAGCCCATGAGAGACCAGATCATCAGGGTGAAAAG GTATCAGCAGGTGCCGGTGGTGCTGGTGGGTAATAAGGtggacctggaggaggagagggaagtgTCCCCCAGCGAGGGCCAGGCGCTGGCCGAGGACTGGGGCTGCCCCTTCATGGAGACGTCGGCCAAGAGCAAGACCATGGTGGACGAGCTTTTCGCCGAGATCGTGAGGCAGATGGACTTCTGCCCTCTGCCGGACCGGAGGGAGGCCTGCTGCCCCGCCTGCAGCGTGCAGTAG